The DNA window GACGGCGCCGGCGGCCGAGGCGACGATCGCATCGCAACCCGCGCTGGAGTTGCCGGACGGCCCGCTTGACCTCGGCAGCGGCGGGCCGGGGGACGTGCTCGAAGGCGACTTCGAACTTCGCAATCCTACCGACAGTCCCGTCGACTTTGCCCTGCGCGCCACCTGCGGGTGTACCAGGCTCGGCCCGTTGGTCGGAGTCGTCGGGCCGCACGGCGCCCAGAAGATCGAGATCGCTACACAGCTCGAACGGCGCGTCGGGACGGCCCGCCGCGTTGAGATCACCGTTACCGACAAGCGCAGGGAGCGCCGCTTCGGCGCTTTGTTGGTCGTGGGCGAGTGCCCGTCGCCCTTGTCACTCACGCCCGACGAAGTCAGCTTCTCGCAGGTCTCGCGCGGCGAAGCGGCGTCGCAACAGATTCTGGTCCGCACGTCCGAGGGAGGGCCGCTCGACGCGCGCCGCCTGCGCTTCGAGATCGACTCGGATTGCGTCGACGTTCGCCTCGATCCGTCCGACCCGCACGAATGCCGGCTTACAGTCGCGGTCAAGCGAGATGCCCCTTTGGGCTACTTCAACGATGCGTTGACGCTTCTCCTGGCCGAGGATGAAAGCCGGCCGGTGCGCGTCGTCGTCCAGGGTGAAATTGTAGGCGCCGTCGTTGTTTCGCCGGCGGTGTTGCGATTGAAACACGGCGCCCCGCGCAAACGCCCGCTCGAGCACTCGTTTTTTGTGCTGCGGCCAGGCGGCCGAGCGCTCGGCGAACTTATTGACGTCGAAGCTCCGCGCGGCGTGGCCGTGAAAGCGATGCCGCAACCGAGCGCGCGCGCTTCAGTGCGCCGGTTCTCGGTCGCCGTGCCCGGATCGGTGGCGACCGACTTCGAAATCAAGCTGCGCTTCCGCGACCTGCCCGAGCCCGCCGTCTTGACCGTCAAGGCGGCGGCCGAATCGGACGTCGCCACGAGCACCGAAGGCATTGTGCGCGCCGCGGTACCGTGAATTCAGCCGTATTTCCAGGCCCGAGTGTATGAGCGGTTTATATCATCGCGGCGGCGTGACGTTGATGGAATTGCTGGTCGTGATTTCCATTATTGGCATGCTGATGGCGCTGTTGCTGCCGGCCGTCCAGGCGTCGCGCGAGAGCGGGAGGCGGATGCAGTGCCAGGACCACCTGCGGCAGCAGGGTCTGGCACTGTTCAACCACGAATCGGCGTTCGGCCGGCTGCCATCGAATGGTTGGGGCTATCTCTGGGTCGGCGATCCCGACCGCGGCACGGGGCCGCGGCAGCCGGGCGGATGGATTTATGCGACCTTACCCTACCTTGAGCGCGGCGATTTGCGGCGCCTGGGCACCGGGCAAGCAAAGTCCGACAAGGAAAAGTCGCTGGCCCTGTTGCTTGCGTTCCCATTGACATTATTCAACTGCCCGAGCCGCCGCGCGCCCGCGCTCTATCCCACGCCGTGGCAGCCGTTCAACAGCTCGGCCATTTACGCCGCTGCCAAGAGCGACTATGCGGTCAACGGTGGAGACGTGTTTCTCGACGTGGGCGAGGGACCGCTGACGCTCGCGCAGGGCGACGACCCGAATTACCAGTGGCCCAAGCCGAAGACCGACTTCACCGGCGTCTGCTTCTTGCGCAGCGAGATCACCTTCGCGCACATCAAAGACGGCAAGAGTTATACCTATCTGGTCGGGGAAAAGAACGTGCGCGACTATACGAGCGGCACTGACAAGGGTGACGACCAGAGCATGTATTCCGGCGACGATTTTGACATTGCGCGCTGGACGCCACTCGGCTGGACGCCGCTCAACGACGCGGCGGGCAACTACGACTTCGGCCGCTTCGGCAGTCCTCACCCGCACGGTTGCAACTTCGTGTTTTGCGACGGGTCGGTGCGGACGATCGGTTACGGCGTCGACGCCGAGGTGCATCGGCGGCTGGGCAATCGGCAAGACCTGGAGGTCATCGACGATGGCTGGCTGAAGTAGGATTGTGGATTTGCGATTTTGGATCTCCGGCCTGTCGGTCTTAGGGCTTTGGTGTTGGGCTTTCGAACTCGGGGTTTGACGAATTAGGGAGGGTGGACGATGGCGGGATTGATCGAACGGACCGAGCGTCTCGTGCCTAAGGCGGCGACGGCGCACGCCGAAACGGAGCCTCAACATCTCGCGGGGCGAGACGGCTACGATGCGCTGCTGACGGTCATCGTCCCGGTCTACAACGAGGCGGCGACGGTCGATGAATTGCTGCGCCGCGTGGTTGACGTGCCGCTCGAGATTCAGGTGATCGTCGTCGACGACGGTTCGAGCGACGGCACGACGGCGATTCTCGAACGCTGGGAAGGGCACCCGCTGGTCGAACTGCTGGCGCACACGCGCAACCGGGGCAAAGGGGCGGCGGTCCGCACGGCGCTCGAACACGCGCGGGGCCGTTATGCGATCGTGCAAGACGCCGACCTGGAATACGACCCTCGCGACTACCTGCGCCTGCTGGAGCCGCTTTTGGCCGGCGAGGCGGACGTTGTGTACGGGTCGCGATACCTCAACGAGCGTAGCCGAATTCGTGAGAATTCGGGCCGAGGCAGGGGAACTCTCACGAGTTCAGCTACGGGCCTGGCGCCTACGCCGCCGTGGACTACGTTCCGTGTCGGGGTTTGTGCATTGAACGTGGCGACCCGCTGGCTCTACGGGACGCGGCTCAGCGACGAGGCCACGTGCTACAAGCTGTTCCGAACGGAAACGCTCAGGGCCATGCGTCTAGAGTGCGAGCGGTTTGAGTTTTGCCCGGAGGTGACGGCCAAGGCCTGCTGCATGGGGTTGCGCATCTCGGAAGTGCCGGTCGGATACCATCCTCGCGGCGCCGCGCAAGGAAAGAAAATTCGCTTGCGCGACGGAATTGAAGCGCTGAAGACGTTATGGCGCTGGCGGAAGTGGACCGGGTAGGGACGAGACCGGCGGAGGATGGCCTTCCCAGGCCGTCCGGTGACAGCGAGAACAAAGAACGACGCGGCAACCCTGGAAAGGCCATCCTCCTCATACCCAATGATCGCGAAACTTTTACGACGACCAGGCGTTGTTGCTACGCTCTTGCTGAGCCTTCACGCCGCGCTACTGGCATGGGCGGCCACGCGGCACAGCCCGGCGATCGACGAGGTGGGGCATCTAGCCGCCGGTTTGAGCCACTGGAAGTTCGGCCGCTTTGACCTTTACCGCGTGAACCCGCCGCTGGTGAGGCTGGTGGCGACCGCGCCGGTCGCGCTTATGCGTCCGCAGATGAATTGGGCTGCCTATTCGGTCCTGCCCGGCACGCGTTCGGAGTTCGATTGCGGCGAGCGCTTCATCGCGGTCAATGGCGCGCGCTCGCTTTGGTTCTTCACCGTGGCGCGCTGGGCCTGTATTCCCTTCAGCTTGCTCGGGGGCTGCGTCTGCTATCGCTGGGCCGGCAAGCTGTACGGCCCGGCGGGCGGACTGCTGGCCTTGTCGCTGTGGTGTTTTTGCCCCAATGTCTGGGCGCACGCGCAGATGATCACGCCCGACGTGGGCGCCACGTCGACCGGCGCGGCGGCTTGCTATCTGTTTTGGCGCTGGCTGCGCGGGCCGACGTGGCCGCGCGCTTTCGCGGCGGGCAGCGTGCTTGGCCTAGCCGAGTTGACAAAAGCGACTTTCTTGGTGTTGTACGTCGTTTGGCCGCTGGCCTGGATTGTATGGCGGCTGAGCGCGCGCGTAGGCCAGGCCTTCCAGGCTGACGGCACCGCGGTCGCAAGCGGCGACGCTCAGTCGCGATGCGACGAACATCCGACTCAAGAGTCTGGCCTACGTCAAGCGGCGCACCTGACAGTGATGGTGGGGCTCTGCCTCTATGTGGTCAACCTGGGCTACGCGTTCGAAGGCT is part of the Pirellulales bacterium genome and encodes:
- a CDS encoding glycosyltransferase family 2 protein, which codes for MAGLIERTERLVPKAATAHAETEPQHLAGRDGYDALLTVIVPVYNEAATVDELLRRVVDVPLEIQVIVVDDGSSDGTTAILERWEGHPLVELLAHTRNRGKGAAVRTALEHARGRYAIVQDADLEYDPRDYLRLLEPLLAGEADVVYGSRYLNERSRIRENSGRGRGTLTSSATGLAPTPPWTTFRVGVCALNVATRWLYGTRLSDEATCYKLFRTETLRAMRLECERFEFCPEVTAKACCMGLRISEVPVGYHPRGAAQGKKIRLRDGIEALKTLWRWRKWTG
- a CDS encoding DUF1559 domain-containing protein, with the protein product MSGLYHRGGVTLMELLVVISIIGMLMALLLPAVQASRESGRRMQCQDHLRQQGLALFNHESAFGRLPSNGWGYLWVGDPDRGTGPRQPGGWIYATLPYLERGDLRRLGTGQAKSDKEKSLALLLAFPLTLFNCPSRRAPALYPTPWQPFNSSAIYAAAKSDYAVNGGDVFLDVGEGPLTLAQGDDPNYQWPKPKTDFTGVCFLRSEITFAHIKDGKSYTYLVGEKNVRDYTSGTDKGDDQSMYSGDDFDIARWTPLGWTPLNDAAGNYDFGRFGSPHPHGCNFVFCDGSVRTIGYGVDAEVHRRLGNRQDLEVIDDGWLK
- a CDS encoding glycosyltransferase family 39 protein gives rise to the protein MLSLHAALLAWAATRHSPAIDEVGHLAAGLSHWKFGRFDLYRVNPPLVRLVATAPVALMRPQMNWAAYSVLPGTRSEFDCGERFIAVNGARSLWFFTVARWACIPFSLLGGCVCYRWAGKLYGPAGGLLALSLWCFCPNVWAHAQMITPDVGATSTGAAACYLFWRWLRGPTWPRAFAAGSVLGLAELTKATFLVLYVVWPLAWIVWRLSARVGQAFQADGTAVASGDAQSRCDEHPTQESGLRQAAHLTVMVGLCLYVVNLGYAFEGSFHRLGDYRFISEALGGPRDPQAPDGWPGNRFAETPIADLRLPLPADYVLGVDQQKSDFERGYPSYLRGERGHRHGAEEHAKRAQRYGRLARSCQRTSQPKLTACQMR